From the genome of Astatotilapia calliptera chromosome 3, fAstCal1.2, whole genome shotgun sequence:
GCTGTTTGTGTGAGTGCATTAACAATGCTATAAAGTGGGCTCATCTCAGGACTTCCCATATAACTGCCATCTGTCTGGTTGTAAATCTGTGAGGGAGAGGGAAGCAAGAGGAGGCGGGGGGCACATCCAATAGGGACATGCCATCTGAAAGGAATGTTAACCTATTCCCAGTGCTTCCAGTGATCCACCACCAGGCTTGCTAAGGCAACATTAAGAGCGGTGACATCCAGTTCTCTTCTTACAGAAAATGTGGATGGTGCTGGCTAATCTTTAAACATGCACTGCGTCACACACACAATTGTTCTTTgagactacacacacacacatgcaaaaggGTCTTGGCGCGGGACGGCGACCAATTCATCGGAATGAAACCAGACGTTTCTATGAAGCGGGCAGGGATATGATACattcactttaatttttttcctgcctGCTATCAGATGCATTACGTTTGTCCTTTCCGgggttatatttttttcttttttctttttccacgaAAAGGGATCTTTTCAAGGTCAGCGAGGTAGAGAATGGCAAGTCATCCGTATTACAGTGCAGCCATATCAAGTTACACCAAGCATTACATTAATCTGTCAAGATTGCAATAAAATAGGATTAGGCCGAGGGAAAGTGAATATTTTAATCAGCCATGTATCTGTGTCCACTGTCCATAAACTGACCCGGGAGTTTATAGAGGAGTGTGGgcgaggaggcagaggagggaggggctAGGTGGGGAGGTTTGCGTTATGAttccattttcattttactgTTCCCAACCCAACCTGTGTCTCTTCCTCCCCTCGCAGGTTTGACACCACCTACCACGCCCCCACACAAAGCCAGTCAAGAGAATCCTTTCAAAGCATCTCTCAAAACCAAGTTGTCTTCATGTTCCTCCTCGGCCTTGGCATGCAAAAGAGCCAGGCTGAGTGAGTTGGGCCCCGGCGCTCTGGCCCCGGCCCCAGGTGCCTCAGGCAGGGGCCCCACCAGGAAGGGTCCTGAACAGACTGAGCTTTACGCCCAACTGAGCAAAGCAACCACCACCCTCCCTTACTCCGTCACTCAACACGCAGTGGGGGGCGGCCTTGAGGAGTATCGCAGCACCGGCAACACTAAGCGGGCAACGCCCCGTAACTACAGCGACCATGACTATTGCCAGGCAACAGCTGGTAATAAGAAGGATGGGGGCTCAGCCACTGTTACCACAACCACAGCTGTGAAAATGACATTCACCTCAGGTGCCACTGATGCTCCAGTGCCTGCTGAAGGCAAAGTGGAGAGCAGGCATGTGGAATTTAAGGATTCAGCCATGCCACCGTCATCTTCATCATTTCCTCCATCATCAGCTTCACCTGGTTTTTTGGCTAAACAGCAGAATTTTGGGTCTGTGGATGGAGAGGCGGGCCAGGTTCGGGGGTTAGGGGAGCACGCCCTCACACAAACCGCTCAGATCCCCTCACAAGAGGCCACTATTGACAGGGACCAACACAATCTTTGCGCCACCAGCCGAAAGCTCCTGTGCGACCAGGAAATCCGAGCAGAACTTAACAAGCACTTTGGCTACCCTTTGCAAGCCCTCTACAGCCCGGGTAGCCAGGAGAAAGAATCAAGCAGCAAAACGAACAATGCTACAGCTCCTCAGTCCCTCGAGGGGGGAGAGAATGACTGCTACCCCCAGAGGCTGCCTGCCTCCAGCTACCTTCACCCGGGGTTTCTGGCCTTTCACGACGAACTAGAGCTGGACGAGAGCCGTGAAAGTCGATTCCTCTTTCCATGGGAGGGCACCCCTCTGGATCTACTCTTTGACTGCGCCCCCTGCTCTCCCTCTTCTTCCCCACCATCCAGCTGCTCCCCTTCACGAGGCTCTGTCTCTCCACCTTCCTCCCTGCTCCTGTCACCCAGCAGACCTTCCTGCTGGGCCGGCAGCGGGTCCCGCTCTCGTTCCCGTTCCCAGTCTGGGTCCCGCAGCTCCTCTTCACGATACCGCAGGCGCTCTCTCTCCAGCTCACCCGACAGACGCCCGTCCTCCTGGTAAGTTATCGGTCTCTTCCCCAGACTCCCCCTTCtcccttttttgttctttcactTGGCTGCTCCACCTCAAAGTTATGCAGTTTAAACAGGACTCATAGCAAGCAGGAAACCACTTCTCAGAAATGTTTACACCACCTTGTATGcccatttttaaaacaacatgGTCACGCCCTTCAACTCTCCCTTTCTGCATGTGATTTTGActcagaatatttaaaaaactgcctCTGATAGACCGTGACCTGGCCTTTTTAGGATTTCTTCACCTCCTGCTATTCTGTGATGGAATAGATTCTAACCATATTGCAGTTGTTACACGACTCAGATGATGCCTTTATGCCAGGTGACACTTAGATCTGAGCTGACAATGGGGGAAAAAGATTAGTTGAATGGTCCCCCCCTAAACTAACAGACAAaggacaaaagagaaaaaaaacagaacatgaaaGGTGCCAGAGGCACTGGACTTTTGAACAGTGTGAGTTTTCATCTCTAGGCAGGGAGTTTTATTTGAGTGTCTTTCTAACACTCTCACCCACCCACCCCTTCTCACTCACTCCCTTGCATGCTCCCGTTTTTTGTTTGATGCTCGGGCTATTGTTTTAAGCGGCAGCTGTTGTTTTTACTGAGTGGCAAACCCTCGTCTTTTACATCCCCAGAGATGAAAGCGAGAACCAGTCTGTGGGAATATAGTCTCCAAACCCCTCTCTAAAAAAGACTCCTATCATCATAGCTTTCTGGGAGAACTACATTTCCCATGCTTCCCTTTGATCAGAGCCGAGGGGGATTCTGGTTGGGTTCTTTTGGTGAAAGAACAGAGGCAAACTGGAGTAACCGAGAGGGATGTGAATAAATTCAGTTTGTCAGGAACGGCTCATTGAGTGACTCCCAGTGTACGACTCCACCGCTGTGACTCAGTTTGTTTGCATGATTACTGAAAGGTCAGTTTACTCCGCGGAGCCAATAGAATCACTTTATTCTATTCGGGCCCTTGTTCTTCGCTCTCGCTCACATACAGTAATAGTCTCAAGGCGTTGCATCAAAATCTGACACTGACAAGCTTTCTGAAAACGCTGCATAGGGATTGGAGTTTGAACGTGACAGAGCAGTAAGCTTGTTATAGCTCCACGCAGGAGAAGATAAACAGAATTTCAGGGAAATAATTCTCTAAATCCCTCCTCACTGTTTTAAGATTTCGCAGCATAAGATCCTTGATCTTTCCAAACTGGCATTCCTTTGCTTCACTGAGCTTCCCAAACTTCTCTCCTTCCATTATTCAGGTCTTCCTTCTTCAGCAGCACTTAAATATTTAAGCATCAGAAGCTCGAGCAGTGTAGGGGAACTAGCTCTACAGTGAGGCCACTAAGGCCATAAGTATTGACCACGTCTTCATACAACATAGATAGCACGTGCACGTATGCTAGCGCAGATGCGTATAAAAATCCTGCAGCAAATCAAGCACATTTTCCGAGGGTTGTGTTAGGTCAGCACAAGGAGAGGAGACGATGCTCTTTAATGCAGACTAATGGGCCCTGTGCATATCTAAGAGGTTAATTTAGTTCTTAAAGCCAAAAGCAAATTAACCAAATGTCACACGTTTGCAACAGTATGAATGcgtttcctttgtttttgcaaaaaaagtgacttttaactttatttttccctTCAGGTCTCGTCACAGCACAGATTTGAATGCTTTTCGTTCCAGGAATCACAAGAGCCCCCACCCCCAGCCTCGATCTCCTCTGAGCCGCAGGCCAAGGTGATTGTTTTAAATGAATCATTTAACCTTCAATTTGTCATGTGCTTAAAACTTTTAGTTACACGCTTCAGGTCACGAcaaatgtttggtttttctgtgtgttttttcttcttaagaTTTCTTAATGGCGTGCATGAAAGCACAGCACCACTTTTTGCTGTCACCGCTCAGAAATCCTTTGAGTTCTTTGTGAATGCCTTTCCACATCCTGTCCCAACGGGTtgggggatggggggggggaggtGACAAACATGCAGGGCAAATATGTTTAATTGATCGTGTTTTATTAGACGAGTGACAAAAGAATCACACTGATGCGCGTTCGTGCCGCACCCGTGAGCTGACGCTCCCAGCTGTATAATGCCACTTATTCAACTTACTGCCTCTGTAGTTTTGCATGAGCCACTGCAGAGGGGACCATTTCATATGCAGAGATGTACTCGCGCTGTGCtgaaacagagacagagagacagactgacACCATCCCAGTGCTCCGAGCTGATTTGGCACCCACGCGCCTAATGACACCCGACAAGCCCGAGAGTCGCTCATCAGTCGAAAACTTAACGGACATGTCTCGTACTGTTCCAGGCTGGGGGAGAAAGTTGCACTTTCCTTCTTGATGAAGCCCTAACTAAGCAGAAAGTAATGACATGTGAAGTTGTGCTGACAGTTGCAGCTGCTCAGCTCCCCGACTGCGCTGCTCGCCGGCACTCCCGCGGGCCTCACTCGCGGGCTTCGCAATCGTGGCGGTGGCAAAAAAGACATCTTATTAACGTGTCCGTCTCCTTCTCTTTGCAGCCCTCGCGGCAAATATTGGTGATTGTTCTTCATAAGCATCAATGGGAAGGGCGAATTTAGAGGATGAGGGAGTGATCTCGCAATATGTCCTCGTCTCCACAGGTATGACAGCTACGAGGAGTACCAGCACGAGAGGCTGAAGAGGGAGGAGTACCGCCGGGACTACGAGAAGCAGGAGTTCGAGAGGGCCGAGCAGCGAGAGAGACAAAGGCAGAAAGCTATTGTGAGTCAGCTGACACAACTACCATCACATTCCctctgtagctttttttttgagggggaaaggggggggggtggggtttGATGCTTGACTTTGGGTCTTCCTGCAACAAAGCTGATAAAAGACCACATGTAATCACTGCTGTGGCACAACGCACAAAAACCTCCCACAGACATGCACAGATTACTTGGGATGACACAGCCCTCCAGCCCGGTGCCATGTGCCACAGTGcgtctctctccctgtgtgtgtgcgtgctgaaAGAATACATACAAAGTGAGTTCCTGAATGATTCAGGCGACAGGCCCTTCCTCTTTATCTCTGGGTTGTGTATTTTTAACGTCTCCCGTCTGGAAACACTGTCGACTCTTATTAATCACACCACAGgggcaaaaatgttaaaatagatGAAAACtaagagagcaaaaaaaaaaaaaaaatgagaggatctttaattttaaataaaaagaaggaaatagCCACTAATTCCACTCCAATCTCTTCTTTTTCCTGTAtctactttaaagaaaaatcatgCAGATTCAGTGAACATCACGTTTCTCCACCCTTATCTCCGCTCTCCTTGTCTCAGTGTGAAATTACTCGGGTTTCCAGCGGGATGGCGCTGCTACCACCCGTTGATAAAGCACACGTTAGGTGGCGCAGTAATTCGAACGATCTCGGCGATGGAGAGACGAAAGATTCCCAGCGGTAAAGCTCGAGCTGTCAAAGGGACGGGCACGCCAAGGCCGCCTTGTTTATCAGCCGTCAGCAACTACGCTCTACATTTTTAGCCTCCAAACAGTGTGCAACATTAAAGAGGGGACCAAGCACAGGACAGCCGCACGTGGTTAATCTTTACTTGCTTTCCTCAGCTGCAGCTCAAATGAGCAAAGGTGAACTTTGAGTTTAGCGCCAGGCATCCGATTTCCATACGTGTCACTACTGCCCCGAAGACAACTTTCAGAATTCCAACAGGCCTCAATGGACTTGCCCAGTAATGGCaagtaaatgaatgaataaataaataataccaGTCATACACGATAGCCTCGGGCCTCAACTGTATTATATGATTAGCAGCTGCAATTAAAATACTCAAAAGCCAGCCTGGCGCAGTTTGTTCCTGAATTATTCCACTATGACCCTCACGTCCTCTGAGGTTCAGggagcaggttttttttttttgccccgaggcgctctgctgctgctctttatGCTTCCTCTCTCTTGGATATGAATAACCTTACAATATTAACAGGCCTCTCATTTAGGGAACATCGCCAAGTTTGCTGTGTATTGTGAGTTGGACTCCCGAaagctggaaagaaaaacagaaagaaagaagcaggCTTCTGTGATATATAGCTGAGTCACTCCCACTGCTTTATTTTTAGACTTCACAAAAAGGAAGAAGCAGCCCCAAACTTAAGACATGGCATCATTTGATAAAAATCGCTCTGCCTCTGCTTGATGAGttgcagagagaaagaggaattgTAGTGCCAAGGCAGATTGAAGGCGCTTCCAAACTGCAACTCAATCAGATAAGAGGAAGCAGGCTGAACCAATCACAGAGGGAACACAACAGACAGATGGAAAAGAGGGACAAAAACAGGGGGGGCCCCCCAAAGTCGCCGGCAGTATCCACAGGAGTGATCAAGACCAATTCATTAGGTGCTCGGTGAAGAAAGGAGAAgggggaaaggaaaaacaagactCCCCCTTTTAATCTCTTTCCCTCTGCGCTGTCTGTCCTCTTAacgagcaggaggagagacgaGTGGTGTACGTGGGGCGACTGAGGTCCGACTGCACCCGGACGGAGCTGAAGCGCCGCTTTGAACTCTTCGGTGAAATAGAGGAATGCGCAGTGAATTTGAGGGACGATGGGTAAGGCCTCAGGATGttctgtctttgtgtgcatctgtgtcctATCTTGGCTTTAGTGTTGTTTTAGCAcactgtgggggggggggggggtctactGTAACTGCTGAACTTACAGCAGAGGCCGGTGACAAATACAGAGCTTTTGCAATCTGAGAGCGTCTCCCGATTCATCTGCATTTAGGCCCGTGGAGCCTGAAAGACGCACCTTTATTGATTGTCTTTTGCATATAAATAGAACGATGGTCATGACCGACAAggcccccacccccaccctcgTTGAGTCATTGTTGCCCCACAGCAACACTCTGACGTGTTTATTTTCTATTCCTGACCAGGGACAATTTTGGCTTCATCACGTACCGCTACACTTGTGACGCCTTTGCCGCCCTTGAGAATGGACACACCTTACGCAGGTCAAACGAGCCCCAGTTCGAGCTGTGCTTCGGCGGACAAAAGCAGTTCTGCAAATCACATTACACAGACTTGGGTGAGTGCAGCTTTGTTGTTCTTTCCATCAGCCCCCTGCGGTCGTGCTGTACATTTGCATGCACGCAAGACTGTCAGCGGGACGTGGGGAGGGAAGGCGAATAAGCCTTGAGTGACGCTTCCAGATCAAAACGTACCCATCTCGGCGCTGATAGCAATTCCTACAGCCCAGAATGTGTCCGGCCGGGCGTTCCCGCCTCGAGATTGCAAAGAGAGTTCAGAGGTCGGGCTGTGAACATGCCGACGAGTAGCCTCGGTATCTGAAGCAAAACGAGGCAGACTCCATTACTCATGTGCACGTGAGATGCTTGCTTTTACTTTGTTGAGCTTAAAAGCAGATCTTGTGTGTTTTCACGTATGTGTGGGAATCTCATTAATAAGACAAGTCAGGGCTAGATGAAATTAGTAGGAGCGAGATGTTGTAGAAgaatgacaagaaaaaaagacgaagaagaagaaagtgggaGCAAGGTGAAATCCCACAACCTCCCCACCCCCTCCACTCCCTTTAAAGTCCATCTGCTGCCAGCTGTTGTGGTGCTGAAACGAGGTAGATCCTTGATGTGGCACTTAGGGGCCAATAATTTACATTGGGGGGAGGGGCCGCCTCAGCAGCTCTCTGCCTACCTACCAGCTACTTCTGTCTGCGCTTATCTGCTGCTGCCTTTGCTGAGAGTGTGGAGGATGTAGCTGCAGTACAGCAGAACTCATTCAACATAAGTTATTCCTCAGAGTAAACATGCTTAGCTTCTATACTGGCCCGACACGTGAATCTCAATCAGAAACCCGAACCGCAGTGACGCATTTGATAAATAATGCAAGCTTATCTGTGAAATCgaggcttttttcttcttcttctggtgtGATGCCCCGCTTCTGACAtgtggaaaaaggaaagaaatgcaCTTTGATAAAAGGTGGTGACAATTGAGAAGCGAAGCAGCGTTGGGACTTAAGTAGCATGTGCCCCATTATTTTAAgtactgcacaaacacaaaagatCATCTGCTCCACTCGGAGACAACATGAAAGATGAGTATTGACTGCTCTGGAAGCAATATGTGAGGTCAGAAATGTAAAATGCGACGCTACGAGAGGGTCAGCGGGTCATTTTAAGAGAAAAAGAGCAATTTTCCCATTAAATGAGGCGGTTACTCTACTTCTTCAAAGCACGCTCTTGAAGCCGTTAGCCTTTTAAAAGAGTGCAtggcacacagagaaacagttgCTAATCCTGAAGCCTTGAGGTTAGACATTATACTGAGATTGACTAATCAGCCTGCTGGAATGGAAAGGCCTTCATTCGACAACCTCTTTGTCAGGAATGGGCTATTTTGGTCAGCCCCCATATTGATAGCACGAGATAAGAGATTGAGAGGAAGGGAGAATCTTTTAATAGCGAGGTATCCAAACCTCTTCCCATCttctcgtcttttttttttcttttcagagacACTGTCCATTAGTTTTAAGTAGAGCAGCGGGGTATTTTTCATCCCTCAAGGTGTGCAGCGTGACACAATCCAGCCCTTGGCCATTGCATTAGATCAAACCGGCGTCTCCCAGCTGCCACGGTCATTCCCATTTCTCAAAGCACTAGGTGTGTGCTGCCGAGTCCTTTGGGGGGGCCCCATTTGTGAAGCTGTCTGTTGGCACAGATAAGATGCTCTTTATGTATTATCAGGTTGATCGAGAAAAACAGGAGCTATGAGAGATGGACGGACACATCTGCTGTCTTTGtgtaaaaaatatagaaaagcaGAGCATTCTGTCCTTGCGCTGTGATTCCTATTGGTCTGTTGCTAAAACGCAGGAAGCATAGAAACTATCGGTTTAACTTTAGAGCTGCACGTGACCGTAAGTGCAGAATATTCCCAGAGCCCTCACCGCAAACACTTCTGAGAACACAAAGGTGAACCCTGTTGTTTTATGTGCGACTTCTAAGAAATGCAGCTCCGCCTCACGCTAAACGCACAACCTTGTTGCTCCATTTCCAGACTCCCATTCAGACGACTTCGATCCAGCCTCCACAAAAAGCAAGTACGACTCCATGGATTTTGACAGTTTGCTGAGGG
Proteins encoded in this window:
- the ppargc1a gene encoding peroxisome proliferator-activated receptor gamma coactivator 1-alpha isoform X9; translated protein: MAWDRCNQDSVWRELECAALVGEDQPLCPDLPELDLSELDVSDLDADSFLGGLKWYSDQSEIISAQYGNEASNLFEKIDEENEANLLAVLTETLDSIPVDEDGLPSFEALADGDVTNASDQSCPSSPDGSPRTPEPEEPSLLKKLLLAPANSQLSYNQYTGGKAQNHAASSNHRIRPPPAVVKTESPWNGKARGGSSQQNRPVRRPCTELLKYLTATDDILLHAKASEAKSTWGGASSRDKSGMGLGASSSSSSPSSSSTSSFSSLSSTSSSSSSTTSKKKPAVPSHQQQQQQPPQQHHQRAKPTTLPLPLTPESPNDYKGSPFENKTTERTLSVEIAGTPGLTPPTTPPHKASQENPFKASLKTKLSSCSSSALACKRARLSELGPGALAPAPGASGRGPTRKGPEQTELYAQLSKATTTLPYSVTQHAVGGGLEEYRSTGNTKRATPRNYSDHDYCQATAGNKKDGGSATVTTTTAVKMTFTSGATDAPVPAEGKVESRHVEFKDSAMPPSSSSFPPSSASPGFLAKQQNFGSVDGEAGQVRGLGEHALTQTAQIPSQEATIDRDQHNLCATSRKLLCDQEIRAELNKHFGYPLQALYSPGSQEKESSSKTNNATAPQSLEGGENDCYPQRLPASSYLHPGFLAFHDELELDESRESRFLFPWEGTPLDLLFDCAPCSPSSSPPSSCSPSRGSVSPPSSLLLSPSRPSCWAGSGSRSRSRSQSGSRSSSSRYRRRSLSSSPDRRPSSWSRHSTDLNAFRSRNHKSPHPQPRSPLSRRPRYDSYEEYQHERLKREEYRRDYEKQEFERAEQRERQRQKAIEERRVVYVGRLRSDCTRTELKRRFELFGEIEECAVNLRDDGDNFGFITYRYTCDAFAALENGHTLRRSNEPQFELCFGGQKQFCKSHYTDLDSHSDDFDPASTKSKYDSMDFDSLLREAQHSLRR